The following are encoded in a window of Rhizobium sp. WYJ-E13 genomic DNA:
- a CDS encoding MFS transporter: protein MRQSAPKRSGRLNRIDWTGTQPPKATEKGIWGWMLFDWAAQPFFTVVTTFIFGPYFVSRLTADPVSAQTMWSNMATISSIIIAILSPILGSIADQSGARKPWIAFFAVIKIVSLCCLWFAAPGSPIIYPVIFMILASISAEFSIVFNDSMMPRLVGKDEVGKLSNTAWGLGYLGGMIVLIGVVALLAGSPESGKTILGLDPLFGLDPHTGEDARVTGPISAVWYLIFILPMFFFTPDARKGLPFAFAVRFGLKELRSTLSELKTRRSILSFLIARMIYQDGVNGLLILGGAFAAGMFGWATIEIGIYGIILNVVAILGCLIAGRIDRGIGSKVTVIISLTMLLLATIGIISTGPGYTFFGLMPLSTADGGGLFGTMAEKAYILYGLLIGLAFGPVQASSRSYLARSVSLEEAGRYFGIYALSGRATSFMATLLFSIVTYLTGSAHLGMSTLILFLAGGLVLLIRTPYPADRA, encoded by the coding sequence ATGAGACAGTCCGCCCCAAAAAGGAGCGGACGCTTGAATCGCATTGACTGGACAGGAACGCAGCCGCCGAAAGCCACGGAGAAGGGCATATGGGGCTGGATGCTCTTCGATTGGGCAGCCCAGCCTTTCTTCACCGTGGTCACCACCTTCATTTTCGGCCCCTACTTCGTCTCGCGACTGACGGCTGATCCCGTCTCCGCGCAGACGATGTGGAGCAATATGGCAACGATTTCCTCTATTATCATCGCCATCCTGTCTCCCATACTGGGCTCCATTGCCGATCAGTCAGGCGCGCGCAAACCCTGGATCGCCTTCTTCGCCGTCATCAAGATCGTCAGCCTCTGCTGCCTATGGTTCGCGGCACCCGGCTCGCCGATCATCTATCCCGTCATCTTCATGATCCTCGCCTCGATTTCGGCAGAGTTTTCTATCGTCTTCAACGATTCCATGATGCCGCGTCTCGTCGGCAAGGATGAAGTGGGCAAGCTTTCCAACACTGCCTGGGGCCTCGGCTATCTCGGCGGCATGATCGTGCTGATCGGCGTCGTGGCACTGCTGGCCGGCAGCCCGGAAAGTGGCAAGACCATTCTGGGCCTCGACCCGCTTTTCGGTCTCGATCCTCATACGGGTGAGGATGCGCGTGTCACTGGTCCGATTTCGGCCGTCTGGTATCTGATCTTCATCCTGCCAATGTTCTTCTTCACGCCGGATGCCCGCAAAGGCCTGCCTTTTGCCTTTGCCGTGCGTTTCGGTCTTAAGGAATTGCGCAGCACGCTCAGCGAGTTGAAGACGCGCCGCAGTATCCTGTCCTTTCTCATCGCCCGAATGATCTATCAGGATGGCGTCAACGGCCTGCTGATCCTCGGCGGCGCCTTCGCTGCCGGCATGTTTGGCTGGGCAACGATCGAGATCGGCATCTACGGCATCATCCTCAACGTCGTCGCGATCCTCGGCTGCCTGATTGCCGGACGTATCGACAGGGGCATCGGCTCGAAGGTGACTGTCATCATCAGCCTCACCATGCTGTTGCTGGCCACGATCGGCATTATTTCCACCGGGCCGGGCTACACGTTCTTCGGACTGATGCCGCTTTCGACTGCCGACGGCGGTGGGCTTTTCGGCACGATGGCAGAAAAAGCCTATATTCTCTATGGCCTGTTGATCGGTCTTGCCTTCGGCCCGGTGCAGGCCTCGTCACGCTCCTATCTGGCGCGCAGCGTCAGTCTCGAAGAAGCCGGCCGCTATTTTGGCATCTATGCGCTCTCCGGCCGCGCCACGAGCTTCATGGCGACGCTGTTGTTTTCGATCGTCACCTATTTGACCGGATCGGCACATCTGGGCATGTCGACGCTGATCCTGTTTCTGGCCGGAGGCCTGGTGCTGCTGATCCGGACGCCCTATCCGGCGGATCGCGCGTAA